A genomic stretch from bacterium includes:
- a CDS encoding DMT family transporter — translation MSPLPHLGEILALSTALIWAISVILFKKSGETVHPIALNLFKNVLAALLIVPTLWIAEGGLDFPFGREELTLLLISGALGIGIADTLFFMSLNRLGAALSSIVDCLYSPLVIMAAMIWLGERLSLWQLIGVGLIITAVFEATHTRHADHTTRRGRWWGVAWGVLAMAFMAVGIVMAKPVLEVSSLWWVMLIRLLGGIATLGVILLFNRARVAILQSLLIRSGWGYLLSGSFTGAYLALITWLAGMKYTQASQASALNQTSNIFVFILAAVFLKERMTTQRIIGIALAIVGVYLVTFA, via the coding sequence GTGTCTCCACTCCCGCACCTCGGCGAAATCCTCGCACTTAGCACGGCCCTGATCTGGGCCATCTCGGTCATCCTGTTTAAGAAGAGCGGCGAGACGGTGCACCCGATCGCCCTCAACCTCTTCAAGAACGTGCTGGCCGCGCTTCTGATCGTACCCACACTCTGGATTGCCGAAGGCGGCCTCGACTTTCCGTTCGGACGGGAAGAACTGACCCTCCTGCTGATCAGCGGAGCGCTCGGCATTGGCATCGCCGACACGCTCTTCTTCATGAGTCTCAATCGGCTCGGCGCAGCGCTCTCGTCCATTGTGGACTGCCTGTACAGCCCGCTCGTGATCATGGCCGCCATGATCTGGCTCGGCGAGCGCCTGAGCCTCTGGCAACTCATTGGCGTCGGTCTGATTATCACCGCCGTCTTCGAGGCCACCCACACACGCCACGCCGACCACACAACGCGCCGCGGTCGCTGGTGGGGCGTGGCCTGGGGCGTCTTGGCCATGGCCTTCATGGCCGTCGGCATTGTCATGGCCAAACCGGTGCTCGAAGTCAGTTCACTCTGGTGGGTGATGCTGATTCGCCTGCTCGGCGGGATCGCCACGCTCGGCGTTATCCTGCTGTTCAACCGCGCCCGCGTCGCCATCCTGCAATCCCTGCTCATTCGCAGCGGCTGGGGCTATCTGTTGAGCGGCTCATTCACCGGAGCCTATCTCGCGCTCATCACCTGGCTCGCCGGCATGAAATACACGCAGGCTTCGCAGGCCTCCGCGCTCAATCAAACGAGCAACATTTTCGTCTTCATCCTCGCCGCGGTCTTCCTGAAAGAACGCATGACCACGCAAAGAATCATTGGCATCGCGCTCGCCATCGTCGGCGTGTACTTGGTCACCTTCGCGTAG
- a CDS encoding glycoside hydrolase family 31 protein produces the protein MLPRLFLALLITATVSRANYRFTAPVDTIAPTPRGARILCTDSTSLEVQFYTPEIVRITVVRNNDPEPLLGDALVLAPAETVNFTRTEQQDFIELSTGRYHVQIDRDSLHLSWYMPSAGVTYLADDPAMAYGFDGNEVRTWKKLAPGEKFFGLGLKGGGLDRRGRELVLWNSDTPGYQDSSDPLYQSVPFYIGLRDGIAYGVFFNNSYKTRFNFGAGQKRYSSFAAEDGPLDYFVIFGPDIRQVVTRFSDLTGKMTLPPLWSLGYQQCRWSYYPESEVRTLAQTFRDKDIPCDVIYLDIHHMDGYRVFTFDSTRFPNPEKLFTDLSQDGFKVIPIIDPGVKADWEYNMASEGLAGDHFVKFPDHSVHIGEVWPGNSYFPDFSNPKTRAWWGKHVAQFRKRGVRGFWNDMNEPACWGQAFPLETVFNDSGRFSSHKKMHNLYALHMAQATYDGLLKEYPNERPFILTRAGFAGMQRYAAAWTGDNLATEDHLELGIRLMLSMGLSGQPNIGMDIGGFMGTPSPELFVRWMQVGAVSPFCRTHSHFGSNDKEPWSFGENNEAIARRFIKFRYELLPTLYSLFYQSSISGEPIWRPLFYEFQNDPKCYDWAYQQQFMLGENILVAPVTRVGQYAKKVYLPEGKWLDWNTKKVYDGQQEIIVDAHLDWLPMFLRDGAVIARREAQDYSDQSPVKELTLDIYTFGRRTHSQFQHYEDDGASLAYQDSAYNRIDYNAGNAEGIHQLFRYSHTAGFSAPDSKLTIYWWDVVKTPTDILLNGEPLELTDSRLSYDPDRRLFEITLPSAHQFKSLEFMSQSQPLYYMK, from the coding sequence ATGCTCCCCCGGCTTTTCCTCGCCCTCCTCATAACTGCCACCGTTTCCCGGGCCAACTACCGGTTCACTGCGCCCGTGGACACCATCGCGCCGACCCCGCGCGGTGCGCGCATTCTCTGTACGGACTCGACCTCCCTCGAAGTCCAGTTTTACACTCCCGAAATCGTCCGCATCACAGTCGTTCGTAACAATGATCCCGAGCCGCTGCTCGGCGATGCGCTCGTGCTCGCTCCGGCCGAAACGGTCAACTTCACTCGAACCGAGCAACAGGACTTCATTGAGCTCAGCACGGGCCGCTATCACGTGCAAATAGACCGCGATTCGTTGCATCTGTCGTGGTACATGCCCAGTGCCGGCGTCACCTATTTAGCCGACGACCCCGCCATGGCCTATGGCTTCGACGGCAACGAAGTCCGAACGTGGAAAAAACTCGCGCCCGGAGAGAAATTCTTCGGCCTCGGCCTGAAGGGCGGAGGCCTCGACCGTCGTGGACGTGAATTGGTCTTGTGGAATAGCGATACCCCCGGCTATCAGGACTCCAGCGACCCGCTCTATCAATCCGTTCCCTTCTACATCGGCCTGCGCGACGGCATCGCCTACGGTGTCTTCTTCAACAACTCCTACAAGACCCGCTTCAATTTCGGCGCAGGCCAAAAGCGTTACTCCTCTTTCGCCGCCGAAGACGGCCCGCTGGATTACTTCGTCATCTTCGGCCCGGACATCCGCCAAGTCGTCACGCGCTTCTCCGACCTCACGGGCAAGATGACGCTCCCACCGCTTTGGTCACTCGGATATCAGCAGTGTCGTTGGAGCTACTATCCCGAATCCGAAGTCCGCACGCTCGCGCAAACCTTCCGCGACAAAGACATTCCCTGTGATGTCATCTATCTCGACATTCATCACATGGATGGCTACCGCGTCTTCACTTTCGACAGCACGCGCTTCCCCAATCCCGAAAAACTCTTCACCGACCTTAGCCAAGACGGCTTCAAGGTTATTCCCATCATTGACCCCGGGGTCAAGGCCGATTGGGAATACAACATGGCCTCAGAAGGCCTCGCCGGTGATCACTTCGTTAAATTCCCCGACCACTCCGTCCATATCGGCGAAGTCTGGCCGGGGAATTCTTATTTCCCCGATTTCTCCAATCCCAAAACTCGCGCATGGTGGGGTAAACATGTCGCTCAGTTCAGAAAGCGCGGCGTCCGCGGTTTCTGGAATGACATGAACGAACCCGCCTGCTGGGGCCAGGCCTTTCCCTTAGAAACCGTCTTCAACGACAGCGGCCGCTTCTCGTCACACAAGAAGATGCACAACCTCTACGCGCTGCACATGGCCCAAGCGACGTACGACGGCCTATTGAAAGAATATCCCAACGAGCGCCCGTTCATTCTGACGCGCGCCGGCTTCGCAGGCATGCAGCGCTACGCCGCCGCTTGGACGGGCGATAATCTCGCCACTGAAGACCATCTCGAACTCGGCATTCGCCTCATGCTCTCGATGGGCCTGTCCGGTCAACCCAATATCGGCATGGACATCGGCGGCTTCATGGGCACGCCTTCACCCGAGTTGTTCGTCCGCTGGATGCAAGTCGGTGCCGTCTCTCCGTTCTGCAGAACGCATTCTCATTTCGGCTCTAACGACAAAGAACCGTGGTCCTTCGGCGAAAACAACGAAGCCATCGCCCGCAGGTTCATCAAATTCCGCTACGAACTTCTGCCGACGCTCTATTCGCTGTTCTATCAGTCGAGCATATCCGGCGAACCGATCTGGCGCCCGCTGTTCTACGAATTCCAAAACGACCCCAAGTGCTACGACTGGGCCTATCAACAGCAATTCATGTTAGGCGAGAACATTCTCGTCGCCCCCGTCACCAGAGTCGGCCAATACGCCAAGAAAGTGTACCTACCCGAAGGCAAATGGCTCGACTGGAACACCAAGAAAGTCTACGACGGCCAACAAGAAATCATCGTAGACGCACACTTGGATTGGCTCCCCATGTTCTTGCGCGATGGTGCCGTCATCGCTCGGCGTGAAGCGCAAGATTACTCCGACCAGTCACCTGTAAAAGAACTAACACTCGACATCTACACCTTTGGTCGTCGCACGCACTCCCAGTTTCAGCATTACGAAGACGATGGTGCAAGCCTCGCCTATCAAGACAGCGCCTACAATCGAATCGACTACAACGCCGGAAATGCTGAGGGTATCCATCAGCTCTTTCGCTACTCACATACCGCAGGATTCAGCGCGCCAGACAGCAAATTAACGATCTACTGGTGGGATGTAGTCAAAACACCGACTGACATCCTGCTAAACGGTGAGCCCTTGGAACTAACAGACAGTCGCTTGTCATACGATCCAGACCGCAGGCTCTTTGAGATAACGCTTCCATCCGCACACCAATTCAAGTCGCTTGAATTCATGAGCCAAAGTCAGCCACTCTATTACATGAAATAA